The nucleotide window GGCCCGGCGCGGGTGCCGGTGGAGGTGGTCTGGCGGATATTGCTGCACAAGATTGTTGGTGTCGGTGTTGCGGACTGGACTGCCGGCCAGGAACACATCGTCTGGCTGATCCGCGTACCGCGCATGTTGCTCGGAGCGCTGGTGGGTGCCGGCCTGGCGCTGATCGGCGCGGTGCTGCAAGCGGTGACGCGCAATCCATTGGCTGATCCGCACCTGCTTGGCGTGACCTCCGGCGCGACCCTCGGCGCGGTGATCGTGGTGTTGCATGTCGGTGAAATCGTCGGGGTGCTGACCTTGCCGATTGCCGCGTTTATTGGCGCGTTGTTGAGCATGTTGATCGTGCTGATGATCGCCAATCGCAATGGGCGGCTGGACAGTGATCGGCTGCTGCTGTGCGGCGTGGCGGTGTCGTTCGTGATGATGGCGATCGCCAATTTGCTGTTGTTTCTCGGTGATCACCGCGCCAGTTCTGCGGTGATGTTCTGGATGCTCGGCGGGCTCGGGTTGGCGCGTTGGGAATTGCTCGCGGTGCCGGCCGCCAGTGTTTTGCTTGGGTTGGTGTTGTTGCTGGGGATGGCTCGGCCGTTGAATGCGTTGATGGCGGGTGAACAGACGGCGGTGACCCTCGGCCTCAATGCTCGCACCGTGCGGCTGCGGGTGTTTTTGATTGCCTCGTTGATGACCGGGGTGTTGGTATCGATCAGTGGGTCCATCGGGTTTGTCGGGCTGATGGTGCCGCACATTGCGCGGCGGTTGGTCGGGGCTGAACACCGGCGATTGCTGCCGGTGTGCGTCTTGTTGGGCAGCCTGTTCCTCGTCTGGGTGGATGTGGCCGCACGTACCCTGATCGCCCCGGAAGACTTGCCCATCGGAGTAGCCACTGCGGCGATTGGCGGGTTGTTCTTCATCGGCCTGATGCGCCGCCGCTGACTCCACAAGGACACCACTGGACCTGTGGGAGCTGGCTTGCCTGCGATGGCGGCGGCACATTCAACATTTCTGTGGCTGACCCACCGCTATCGCGGGCAAGCCCGCTCCCACAGGGATGTATGGCTCCGCATACCCGGATTTGATCGTTCCCACGCTCCCGCGTGGGAATGCCGCCAGGGACGCTCCGCGTTCCGCTGTTGAATGTTTAACGGATGTGTCAAAACACGGAACTTTCCCACGCCTTTTTCAGGTTGTTCGTCGGACG belongs to Pseudomonas sp. B21-015 and includes:
- a CDS encoding iron ABC transporter permease — encoded protein: MIDRRYALLLIALGALLLVSCVVSLGFGPARVPVEVVWRILLHKIVGVGVADWTAGQEHIVWLIRVPRMLLGALVGAGLALIGAVLQAVTRNPLADPHLLGVTSGATLGAVIVVLHVGEIVGVLTLPIAAFIGALLSMLIVLMIANRNGRLDSDRLLLCGVAVSFVMMAIANLLLFLGDHRASSAVMFWMLGGLGLARWELLAVPAASVLLGLVLLLGMARPLNALMAGEQTAVTLGLNARTVRLRVFLIASLMTGVLVSISGSIGFVGLMVPHIARRLVGAEHRRLLPVCVLLGSLFLVWVDVAARTLIAPEDLPIGVATAAIGGLFFIGLMRRR